A genome region from Blautia coccoides includes the following:
- the hisG gene encoding ATP phosphoribosyltransferase, with translation MKPIRIALTKGRLESKTIDMLERLGYDCTNARKKGRKLIMPIGDGEIEVVLAKAADVVTYVESGVCDMGVVGKDTIMEKGGTFYEVADLGFGKCRFALAVVKGKNLYEGYHNLTIASKYVNVAKNFFEQKSMDVDIVKIEGSVELAPVLGLADAIVDIVETGTTLKENGLVVAEDVCPVSARLIVNIASMKLRKKEIESLIDKMENDVQKRRAKEA, from the coding sequence ATGAAACCGATTAGAATCGCTCTGACGAAAGGGCGTCTGGAAAGTAAGACAATAGATATGCTGGAGCGTCTGGGATATGACTGTACCAATGCCAGGAAAAAGGGTAGGAAGCTGATCATGCCCATAGGCGACGGCGAAATAGAGGTAGTGCTTGCAAAAGCGGCAGATGTGGTGACATATGTGGAGAGTGGTGTCTGTGACATGGGTGTTGTGGGAAAAGACACGATCATGGAAAAAGGTGGTACTTTTTACGAAGTGGCTGACCTGGGATTCGGAAAATGCAGGTTTGCACTGGCAGTCGTAAAGGGGAAAAATCTGTACGAGGGCTATCACAATCTGACCATTGCCAGCAAATATGTGAACGTGGCAAAGAACTTCTTTGAGCAGAAGAGTATGGATGTGGATATTGTAAAGATTGAGGGAAGTGTGGAGCTGGCTCCGGTTCTGGGCCTGGCAGATGCCATTGTGGATATTGTGGAGACTGGGACCACACTGAAAGAGAATGGCCTGGTGGTGGCAGAGGACGTATGTCCGGTCAGTGCCAGACTGATCGTAAATATTGCCAGCATGAAGCTGCGGAAAAAGGAAATCGAGAGTTTGATCGACAAGATGGAAAATGATGTGCAGAAGCGCAGGGCAAAGGAGGCGTAG
- the hisZ gene encoding ATP phosphoribosyltransferase regulatory subunit, whose amino-acid sequence MRYYDKVTPDGTKDLLFGECDQRSQVTKTLKDLFGAQGYRRVMTPALEFYDVFGKAAKYLPKESMYKLTDHKGRLMVLRPDCTVPAARLAATRLKGMPMPLRLFYNQNIYRMFPELKGKSTEINQVGIELIGGVPLRSDLEVVELASRSLDIISGGKYRLELCHIGYFKAIMDSLDVDEDTKEDIRFQIEQKNYASLTDMLGQYQDSRAAQALLKLPRLFGGSEVFEKAYELFDENGARESLDYLKTIYEYLQTLGLGDKVIIDLGLVNLAEYYTDLIFRGYFRGIGEQVLSGGRYDTLIKEFGEDHCSVGFCINVDLASQKVQPMPEAIPEILVFAPDMKFLSKAVHHRRTLEDQGVLTENCVFDTMEEAFDYAKMRGIPKVHLVGEDITVCLTRKN is encoded by the coding sequence ATGAGATATTATGATAAGGTTACACCGGACGGAACAAAAGATTTGCTGTTTGGAGAGTGCGACCAGCGTTCCCAGGTGACAAAGACCCTGAAGGACCTGTTTGGCGCTCAGGGGTATCGGCGGGTGATGACACCTGCATTGGAATTTTATGATGTGTTTGGAAAGGCGGCAAAATATCTGCCCAAGGAGTCCATGTACAAACTCACAGACCATAAAGGAAGACTTATGGTGCTGCGTCCGGATTGTACGGTTCCCGCGGCCAGATTGGCGGCTACCCGGTTGAAAGGGATGCCGATGCCGCTCCGTTTATTTTATAACCAGAATATTTACCGCATGTTTCCCGAACTGAAGGGAAAGAGTACAGAAATCAATCAGGTAGGTATTGAGCTGATCGGTGGCGTGCCCCTGAGAAGTGACCTGGAAGTGGTAGAGCTGGCATCCAGAAGCCTGGATATCATAAGCGGTGGCAAATACCGTCTGGAGTTGTGCCATATTGGATACTTCAAAGCGATCATGGACAGTCTGGATGTGGATGAGGATACAAAGGAAGATATACGTTTCCAGATCGAGCAGAAGAACTATGCTTCTCTCACCGATATGCTGGGACAATACCAGGACAGCCGCGCAGCCCAGGCGCTTTTAAAACTGCCCAGGCTGTTCGGCGGTTCAGAGGTATTTGAAAAGGCCTATGAACTGTTTGATGAGAACGGCGCGCGAGAGAGCCTGGATTACCTGAAGACAATCTATGAATACCTGCAGACACTGGGGCTGGGGGATAAGGTGATCATTGACCTGGGCCTTGTGAATCTGGCAGAGTATTATACGGATCTTATATTCCGGGGATATTTCCGGGGGATCGGAGAGCAGGTTTTATCCGGCGGGCGTTATGATACACTCATAAAAGAATTTGGGGAGGACCACTGTTCTGTGGGCTTCTGCATCAATGTAGATCTGGCCAGCCAGAAGGTTCAGCCCATGCCGGAGGCCATACCGGAGATTCTGGTGTTCGCACCGGATATGAAGTTTTTGTCAAAAGCAGTCCACCACCGCAGGACACTGGAAGACCAGGGCGTGCTGACGGAGAACTGTGTTTTTGATACCATGGAAGAAGCCTTTGATTATGCAAAAATGAGAGGGATACCGAAAGTACACCTGGTGGGAGAAGATATCACAGTTTGTTTAACAAGAAAAAACTGA
- a CDS encoding ATP-binding protein has protein sequence MNKKRKIYILGSALAVVLVIIIAFYFFHQIRLGVQDDNLSNLSAFGTQLDAHFNEMNDKYFSLLENCLATVHSSSYDSREDILDYFKDRHDIWNYRTAGVMDKKGEYVTIDGDTGRLKDLSFTEENAGYIDNDSMSIVNFGIGDELLYYVELKEGMDAASEIAGIFITPAFDELEYLLALNVYTEEGYATVIDQEGDILLKPHYEYNMMVTDNFLDSLALSDQGGVKPNIQLEQDMAARESGSLIFSRMGRRSYLVYMPVGSSSWYLLVTVPAHVLETTARSFRNFIIAAILVTIVLLLFFCTIHFTGRQHIIDEKNREILSKEQISKQRLETALEEAKRANQAKSVFLSNMSHDIRTPMNAIIGMTRIALSHIDKKEKVRDCLVKISASSAHLLSLINDVLDMSRIESGRLTLNSEQFNLKDLMDTLIGIIQPQISSGHFDFTVDMNDVEHLDLIGDPLRFKQLFLNIVGNSVKFTDPGGRIAVKVQELPSPSEDPVRLRFIFSDTGIGMSPEFLKRMFQPFERSDVPRASQMEGTGLGMAITKNITELMKGSIRAESKEGEGTTFYIELPFQKGAPQPYHPDPFKELSLPQSAASDSGHTGKDTDYSNRHLLLVEDNELNLEIAKELISATNVQIDTAVNGQEALDKVSSSAPGYYSLVLMDIRMPIMDGYEACRRIRRINRPDLQDLPVIAMTADAFAEDRQQALDAGMNGHISKPIDLRELYNILEKYLA, from the coding sequence ATGAACAAGAAGCGGAAAATCTACATACTGGGATCAGCACTTGCTGTTGTTCTGGTTATCATTATTGCTTTCTACTTCTTCCACCAAATACGTCTTGGTGTGCAGGATGACAATCTGAGCAATCTGTCTGCTTTCGGCACCCAATTGGATGCGCATTTTAATGAGATGAACGACAAATATTTTTCCCTTCTGGAAAACTGCCTGGCGACTGTGCACAGCAGCAGCTATGACAGCCGTGAAGATATTCTTGACTATTTCAAGGACAGACATGATATCTGGAATTACCGTACAGCCGGAGTCATGGATAAAAAAGGGGAATATGTGACCATTGACGGGGATACCGGAAGGCTGAAAGATTTAAGCTTTACAGAAGAGAACGCGGGATACATAGATAATGACAGCATGAGTATTGTGAATTTCGGTATTGGAGATGAACTTCTATATTATGTTGAGCTTAAAGAAGGCATGGATGCCGCCTCTGAGATAGCCGGTATTTTTATAACACCTGCTTTTGATGAACTGGAATATCTTCTGGCACTGAATGTATACACAGAAGAGGGCTATGCCACGGTCATTGACCAGGAGGGAGATATCCTTCTCAAGCCCCATTATGAATACAACATGATGGTAACAGACAATTTTCTGGACAGCCTGGCGCTTTCTGACCAGGGAGGAGTGAAACCTAACATCCAGTTGGAACAGGATATGGCTGCCCGTGAATCCGGTTCCCTGATTTTTTCCCGGATGGGCAGGCGCAGCTATCTGGTGTATATGCCGGTGGGCAGCAGTTCCTGGTATCTGCTTGTCACCGTACCCGCTCATGTGCTGGAAACCACTGCGCGCTCTTTCCGCAATTTTATCATTGCCGCGATCCTTGTGACCATCGTCCTGCTGCTGTTCTTCTGTACCATCCATTTTACCGGAAGACAGCATATTATAGATGAAAAGAACAGGGAGATCCTGTCCAAAGAACAGATCAGCAAACAAAGGCTGGAGACAGCCCTGGAAGAGGCGAAACGGGCAAATCAGGCCAAATCCGTTTTTCTCTCCAATATGTCCCACGACATACGGACACCCATGAATGCCATAATCGGAATGACAAGAATCGCCCTCTCACATATAGATAAAAAAGAAAAAGTGCGGGACTGCCTTGTGAAGATTTCCGCCTCCTCGGCACATCTGTTGTCCCTGATCAATGATGTCCTCGACATGTCCAGAATCGAAAGCGGTAGACTTACACTGAACAGCGAACAATTTAACCTGAAGGATTTAATGGATACTTTGATCGGAATTATCCAGCCGCAGATCAGCAGCGGACATTTTGACTTTACTGTGGATATGAATGACGTGGAACACCTGGATCTCATCGGGGATCCTCTCCGTTTCAAACAGTTGTTTTTAAATATTGTGGGAAACTCTGTAAAATTCACGGACCCGGGCGGCAGGATCGCAGTAAAGGTACAGGAACTGCCCTCCCCTTCAGAAGATCCTGTGCGCCTGCGCTTTATTTTTTCTGACACAGGTATAGGTATGTCACCGGAATTTCTGAAACGGATGTTCCAGCCTTTTGAGCGCTCTGATGTGCCAAGAGCGTCTCAAATGGAAGGAACCGGCCTTGGCATGGCGATCACCAAAAATATCACGGAGTTAATGAAAGGAAGTATCCGCGCAGAAAGCAAAGAGGGTGAGGGAACCACATTTTATATTGAACTCCCCTTCCAAAAGGGTGCTCCCCAGCCATATCATCCTGATCCCTTTAAGGAACTTTCCCTTCCCCAGTCCGCTGCCTCTGACTCCGGCCATACAGGGAAGGATACTGACTATTCAAACCGTCATCTCCTTCTGGTTGAGGACAATGAGCTGAATCTGGAAATAGCAAAAGAACTTATCTCAGCCACAAATGTTCAGATCGACACTGCTGTAAACGGACAGGAGGCGCTGGATAAAGTATCTTCCTCGGCCCCGGGATATTACAGCCTTGTCCTGATGGACATCCGAATGCCCATCATGGACGGATATGAAGCGTGTCGCAGAATACGCAGGATCAACAGACCGGATCTGCAGGACCTGCCTGTCATCGCCATGACTGCCGACGCTTTTGCAGAGGACAGGCAGCAGGCCCTTGACGCCGGAATGAACGGCCATATCTCCAAGCCTATTGACCTCCGTGAGCTGTATAATATTCTTGAAAAGTATTTAGCGTAA
- a CDS encoding spore maturation protein: MRVLLFLSEVIIPLILFYIVGFGILMKCDVYEDFVKGAKDGLKTVVQILPTLIGLMVAVGVLRASGFLDMLGGQLGRLTGAVGFPAQLVPLTIVKMFSSSAATGLVLDIFKEFGTDSRIGLIASVMMSCTETIFYTVSVYFIAAKVKNTRYTIPGALLATLAGIMASVWLAGMMAV, from the coding sequence ATGAGGGTTTTACTCTTTTTGTCGGAAGTTATCATTCCGCTTATTCTGTTTTACATAGTGGGATTCGGTATCCTGATGAAATGTGATGTGTACGAGGATTTTGTAAAAGGCGCAAAGGATGGTCTGAAAACAGTTGTGCAGATCCTTCCCACCCTGATAGGATTAATGGTGGCAGTGGGGGTTCTGCGGGCATCGGGATTTCTGGATATGCTGGGAGGACAGCTTGGCAGGCTCACAGGCGCGGTGGGATTTCCTGCGCAGCTGGTGCCGCTGACCATAGTGAAAATGTTCTCCTCCAGTGCGGCCACAGGGCTTGTGCTGGACATTTTCAAAGAGTTTGGGACGGACTCCAGGATCGGACTCATCGCATCTGTGATGATGTCCTGTACAGAGACAATTTTCTATACAGTGTCCGTCTATTTTATTGCCGCAAAAGTTAAAAATACCCGCTACACCATACCTGGTGCCCTGCTGGCAACGCTTGCAGGGATCATGGCCAGTGTATGGCTTGCGGGGATGATGGCTGTGTAG